A window from Deinococcus sp. Leaf326 encodes these proteins:
- a CDS encoding xanthine dehydrogenase family protein molybdopterin-binding subunit has protein sequence MKFDAPAGSNPLDRQKVLTRPHTRLDGPLKVTGQAPYAYEYQPDSPVSYGYVLSAGIAKGTIRRMDTSRAKAAPGVLLVLTHENMPEQGESDTPVPQQRKASPQLSGPEVRFYHQAVALVVAETFEQARSASRLIEIEYDTQAGSYVLGDELDNAQPSKDSEDSVVGNFDRAFADAPVKVDLRYTTPDQSQSPMEPQATLAEWDAESETLTLHTAHQVVHWVQMGIAKTLKLKPAQVRIVSAYVGGGFGSKLLFFADAVLSGAAARLLGRPVKVALTRPQYYNSTSHRPATVQRVRLAAGRDGRLQAVGHDTWSGNLPGGDTEAAADQTKLLYAGDHRLIRTRLAELDLPPGASMRAPGEAVGLLALEGAMDELAEALEMDPVQLRVVNDIQHDPEKGPERPFSSRRLVEALQLGAERFGWEKREARPRQVRDGEWFIGLGMASAFRANLVQPSGARVVLEPDGTLTVETQMTDIGTGSYTILGQVAAEMLGLPLDKVRVRLGDSDFPQASGSGGSFGANSSASGVYVACMDLRRSILQQLNFAEASTTFEDGEVRCEDNHVPLTEVAGEAGLVGTGKITWGDLTEKYAQASFGAHFAEVAVNSVTGETRVRRMLSVVSVGRVMNPVTARSQCLGGMTMGIGAALMENLEVDPRLGLFINHDLAEYHVPVHADIPDLDVVMLEDLDDKASPIKAKGIGELGICGVGAAVANAVYNASGVRIRDYPLTLDKILAGWSEPAQASD, from the coding sequence ATGAAATTCGACGCCCCCGCCGGCAGCAACCCTCTGGACCGTCAGAAGGTCCTGACCCGCCCACACACTCGCCTCGACGGGCCACTGAAGGTCACCGGACAGGCCCCCTACGCCTACGAGTACCAGCCCGACAGTCCGGTCAGCTACGGCTACGTCCTGAGTGCCGGAATCGCCAAGGGCACCATCAGGCGGATGGACACCAGCCGCGCCAAGGCCGCGCCGGGTGTTCTCCTCGTCCTGACGCACGAGAACATGCCCGAGCAGGGCGAATCGGATACGCCGGTGCCACAGCAGCGCAAGGCCTCGCCGCAGCTCAGCGGACCGGAGGTGCGCTTCTACCATCAGGCCGTGGCCCTCGTGGTCGCCGAGACCTTTGAGCAGGCGCGGTCGGCTTCACGTCTCATCGAGATCGAATACGACACGCAGGCTGGCAGCTATGTGCTCGGAGACGAACTGGACAACGCCCAGCCAAGCAAAGATTCGGAGGACAGCGTAGTCGGAAACTTCGACCGGGCTTTCGCCGACGCTCCCGTGAAGGTTGACCTGCGGTACACCACCCCCGACCAGTCGCAGTCACCGATGGAGCCGCAAGCCACTCTGGCCGAGTGGGATGCCGAGTCCGAGACCCTGACGCTTCACACCGCCCATCAGGTCGTGCACTGGGTCCAGATGGGCATCGCCAAGACCCTCAAGCTCAAGCCGGCGCAGGTGCGCATCGTGAGTGCTTACGTGGGTGGGGGCTTCGGGTCCAAACTGCTGTTCTTCGCCGATGCGGTCCTGAGCGGCGCCGCCGCGAGACTGCTGGGGCGCCCGGTCAAGGTGGCGCTCACGCGTCCCCAATACTACAACTCCACCAGCCACCGGCCCGCGACCGTGCAGCGCGTGCGGCTGGCCGCCGGGCGCGACGGCCGCCTTCAGGCTGTGGGCCATGACACCTGGTCGGGTAACCTGCCTGGAGGCGATACCGAGGCGGCGGCCGACCAGACCAAATTGCTGTACGCCGGCGACCACCGCCTGATCCGTACCCGGCTGGCCGAACTCGACCTGCCGCCAGGGGCGAGTATGCGCGCACCCGGTGAGGCGGTAGGCCTGCTCGCCCTCGAAGGCGCGATGGACGAACTCGCCGAGGCGCTGGAGATGGACCCGGTGCAGTTGCGTGTCGTTAACGATATTCAGCACGACCCCGAGAAAGGACCGGAGCGGCCCTTTTCCTCGCGCCGCTTGGTCGAGGCGTTGCAGCTCGGAGCCGAACGCTTCGGGTGGGAGAAGCGGGAGGCGCGGCCCCGGCAGGTCCGTGACGGCGAGTGGTTCATCGGTCTTGGTATGGCCTCGGCCTTCCGCGCCAACCTCGTCCAGCCGTCGGGGGCCAGGGTCGTTCTGGAACCGGACGGAACCTTGACCGTCGAGACGCAGATGACCGACATCGGCACGGGCAGCTATACCATCCTCGGTCAGGTCGCGGCCGAGATGCTGGGCCTACCGCTGGACAAGGTCCGTGTGCGCCTAGGAGACAGCGATTTTCCACAGGCCTCCGGGTCGGGCGGTTCCTTCGGGGCGAACAGCTCGGCGTCGGGGGTCTACGTGGCCTGCATGGACCTACGCCGCAGCATCCTCCAGCAGCTGAATTTCGCCGAGGCCAGCACCACCTTCGAGGATGGCGAGGTGCGCTGCGAGGACAACCACGTGCCGCTGACCGAGGTTGCCGGTGAAGCGGGGCTGGTAGGAACCGGCAAGATCACCTGGGGGGACCTTACCGAGAAGTACGCGCAGGCCAGCTTCGGGGCACACTTTGCGGAGGTCGCGGTGAATAGCGTGACCGGCGAAACGCGGGTACGCCGGATGCTCAGCGTGGTCAGCGTGGGCCGGGTCATGAACCCCGTCACGGCGCGCAGCCAGTGTCTGGGCGGCATGACCATGGGCATCGGGGCGGCACTCATGGAAAACCTGGAAGTAGATCCCCGTCTGGGCCTATTCATCAACCACGACCTTGCCGAGTACCATGTGCCGGTTCACGCTGATATTCCCGACCTCGACGTGGTGATGCTCGAAGACCTCGACGACAAGGCTTCGCCGATCAAGGCAAAGGGCATCGGAGAACTGGGTATCTGCGGCGTGGGCGCGGCCGTCGCCAACGC
- a CDS encoding xanthine dehydrogenase family protein subunit M: MRAFTYERADTPQAAAQAAARTPGAKFIAGGTNLLDLMKLEIETPTHLIDVNRVGLDRIEETENGGIRIGALVRNTDLAADERVRRDYEVLSRALLSGASGQLRNKATTAGNLLQRSRCPYFYDTALPCNKREPGSGCGALSGFSRNLAVIGISESCIAQHPSDMAVALRVLDAVVETVNGEGQARTIPLADFYRLPGDTPHLENVLEEGEFITAVTLPAPLGGVHTYRKVRDRASYAFAEVSLASVVTEDRVRLAFGGVAPRPWRVEAAEDSRDPEKLHARIFEGATPTSQNAFKLPLARRLIAAALNGTPTLPATLGSDA; encoded by the coding sequence GTGAGGGCCTTCACCTACGAACGGGCCGATACGCCGCAGGCCGCCGCTCAGGCCGCCGCGCGCACCCCCGGCGCCAAATTCATCGCGGGGGGCACCAACCTCCTTGACCTGATGAAGCTGGAGATCGAGACGCCCACGCACCTGATCGACGTCAACCGCGTGGGCCTGGACCGTATTGAAGAGACAGAAAACGGTGGGATACGCATCGGCGCGCTCGTACGCAACACCGATCTCGCGGCCGACGAGCGGGTGCGCCGGGACTACGAAGTGCTGTCGCGGGCGCTGCTCTCCGGGGCCTCGGGGCAGCTGCGCAACAAGGCGACCACGGCCGGCAACCTGCTCCAGCGCAGCCGGTGCCCGTATTTCTACGACACCGCGCTGCCGTGCAATAAACGCGAGCCGGGATCGGGCTGCGGCGCCCTGTCCGGCTTCAGTCGCAATCTCGCCGTGATCGGGATCAGTGAGTCCTGCATCGCGCAGCACCCCTCGGATATGGCGGTCGCCCTGCGCGTCCTCGACGCCGTGGTCGAGACGGTGAACGGCGAAGGCCAGGCGCGCACCATCCCGTTGGCCGACTTCTACCGCCTGCCCGGCGACACCCCCCACCTCGAAAACGTACTGGAGGAGGGCGAGTTCATCACCGCTGTCACCCTGCCGGCCCCACTTGGCGGCGTGCACACCTACCGCAAGGTGCGCGACCGGGCGTCCTACGCCTTCGCCGAGGTGTCGCTGGCGAGTGTGGTCACGGAAGACCGGGTACGGCTCGCCTTCGGTGGGGTGGCCCCCAGGCCCTGGCGCGTGGAAGCGGCCGAGGACAGCCGCGACCCCGAGAAGCTGCACGCCCGCATCTTCGAGGGAGCGACGCCTACCAGCCAGAACGCCTTCAAGCTGCCCCTCGCCCGCCGACTGATCGCGGCGGCCCTGAACGGTACGCCCACTCTCCCCGCCACCCTCGGAAGTGACGCATGA
- a CDS encoding 2Fe-2S iron-sulfur cluster-binding protein encodes MTSLAHSSASSVRPPTETVDVSFRVNGQPRDLQLDPRVTLLDALREKLHLTGTKKGCDHGQCGACTVLVNGERINSCLTLAVMHGDDEITTIEGLGTPDDLGEMQAAFIAHDGYQCGYCTSGQIMSGVAVLSEIGRGIPSHVTADLTNVGYSDEEVRERMSGNICRCAAYPNIVAAIRDVHEQEGQK; translated from the coding sequence ATGACTTCCCTAGCTCATTCTTCGGCCTCATCCGTCAGGCCTCCCACCGAAACCGTTGACGTGTCCTTCCGCGTCAACGGACAGCCCCGTGACCTACAGCTCGACCCGCGCGTCACCCTGCTCGACGCCCTCCGCGAGAAACTGCACCTCACCGGCACCAAAAAAGGCTGCGATCACGGCCAGTGCGGCGCCTGTACCGTGCTCGTGAACGGCGAACGTATCAACTCCTGCCTGACGTTGGCCGTCATGCACGGCGACGACGAGATCACGACCATCGAGGGCCTGGGCACGCCAGATGACCTCGGGGAGATGCAGGCGGCCTTCATTGCGCACGACGGCTACCAGTGCGGCTACTGCACCTCCGGCCAGATCATGTCAGGCGTAGCGGTCCTCAGCGAGATCGGGCGTGGCATTCCCAGCCACGTGACGGCCGATCTCACGAACGTGGGGTACTCCGACGAAGAAGTGCGCGAGCGGATGAGCGGCAACATCTGCCGCTGCGCCGCGTATCCGAACATCGTCGCGGCCATCCGCGATGTCCACGAGCAGGAAGGCCAGAAGTGA
- a CDS encoding ParA family protein has protein sequence MAPLMNVITFFNHAGGVGKSSSVRDIGFTLGRLGYRVLLIDADPQANLTDWLGVRQIPDGEHTRDIELSDTLYPAVLAEGDADLALPEPVRVHGLDLIPGHLDMATIEPLLPGQLMGVLRLRDALRSLEGRYDFVLIDPPPSLGQLSTLAVMAAGHVVVPVPASGKGLKGLQTVGVMLSRFRKVNPGLKLSMILVTQYNDTTNHSRESLAQLRSQFGRLAPISRPLTYRPALYPDSQLHGAPLPEFVRRGPVTEEILAVTQQLLGAVGVLPETEAGGE, from the coding sequence ATGGCGCCACTGATGAACGTCATCACCTTTTTCAACCACGCGGGCGGAGTCGGCAAGTCCAGCTCGGTCCGGGACATCGGGTTCACCCTGGGGCGGCTTGGGTACCGGGTGCTGCTCATTGACGCCGATCCGCAGGCCAATCTCACTGACTGGCTGGGGGTTCGCCAGATTCCCGACGGGGAGCACACGCGCGATATCGAACTCTCCGATACCCTCTATCCGGCGGTCCTGGCCGAGGGCGACGCCGATCTGGCGCTGCCTGAGCCGGTACGTGTGCATGGGCTGGACCTCATTCCGGGGCACCTCGACATGGCGACCATCGAACCTCTGCTGCCGGGTCAGCTCATGGGGGTGCTGCGACTGCGCGACGCCCTCAGGTCTCTGGAAGGGCGGTACGACTTCGTTCTCATTGATCCGCCGCCCAGTCTGGGTCAGCTCAGTACCCTGGCGGTGATGGCGGCGGGACACGTGGTTGTGCCTGTACCGGCCAGTGGCAAAGGTCTCAAGGGTCTCCAGACGGTGGGTGTGATGCTCTCGCGGTTCCGCAAGGTCAACCCAGGGCTCAAGCTGTCCATGATCCTGGTCACGCAATACAACGACACCACCAACCATAGTCGCGAGAGCCTAGCCCAGCTCCGTTCGCAGTTCGGGCGGCTGGCGCCTATCAGCCGGCCGCTCACCTACCGTCCCGCGCTCTATCCCGACTCGCAACTGCACGGCGCGCCATTGCCTGAATTCGTCCGGCGCGGTCCTGTCACCGAGGAAATCCTGGCAGTGACCCAGCAGCTGCTCGGAGCGGTCGGGGTGCTCCCGGAGACGGAGGCTGGCGGTGAGTAG
- a CDS encoding ParB/RepB/Spo0J family partition protein: MVQEVDLAQIRLRPEQPRRYFDEAALAALSESVRQQGVLQPVLLRPVGDDYELVAGERRVRAARAAGLTTIPAVVREVADADVPLLAALENLQRQDLNPLDEVEAILTVTAQRLGIPQAEVLPLLHAQRRTPDPETTATLDALFMQLGRGTWASFAANRAGVLRFPPDLLDLMRSGRLEYTRAAALARVKDDSQRRALTERTLAEHLGVREIAAALKAPAADISQLRRVRGLLDERRVAALNRREQSRVGKLLEELEQLLKAGTKE, from the coding sequence ATGGTTCAGGAGGTGGACCTGGCCCAGATCCGGCTCCGGCCGGAGCAGCCCCGCCGCTATTTCGACGAGGCAGCCCTCGCGGCCCTGAGCGAGAGCGTGCGCCAACAGGGCGTCCTACAACCCGTTCTCTTGCGGCCGGTAGGTGACGACTATGAACTCGTGGCCGGTGAGCGCCGCGTGCGGGCTGCGCGGGCGGCGGGGCTAACAACAATCCCAGCGGTAGTCCGTGAGGTGGCCGACGCCGATGTTCCGCTGCTCGCCGCATTGGAGAACCTGCAACGCCAGGACCTCAATCCGCTCGACGAGGTCGAGGCGATCCTGACTGTCACGGCTCAGCGACTTGGAATCCCGCAGGCGGAAGTGCTGCCGCTCCTCCATGCCCAGCGCCGCACACCCGACCCGGAGACGACGGCCACACTCGACGCCCTGTTCATGCAGTTGGGCCGGGGGACCTGGGCATCGTTCGCGGCCAACCGGGCCGGGGTCCTGCGCTTCCCTCCCGACCTTCTCGACCTGATGCGCAGTGGCCGGCTGGAATACACCCGCGCCGCCGCCCTGGCCCGCGTCAAGGACGACTCCCAGCGGCGCGCCCTGACGGAGCGGACACTGGCCGAACATCTCGGAGTGCGGGAGATCGCGGCTGCATTGAAGGCTCCGGCTGCCGATATCTCTCAACTGCGCCGTGTTCGGGGCCTTCTGGACGAGCGGCGCGTCGCTGCGCTGAACCGCAGGGAGCAGAGCCGGGTCGGTAAGCTCCTCGAAGAGCTGGAGCAGCTGTTGAAGGCCGGTACGAAGGAGTAG
- a CDS encoding ABC transporter substrate-binding protein, giving the protein MPSSRFHPASLLLGAFLLTAPSAAGAQNAAPACAGQLVRDVMGQVCIPKIPKRIVTIEWTYSENLLALGIQPVGMADIKNFKDYVKTPTPIAASVKDVGARGQVSMEVIAALKPDLIINQSGDYSQREQLARIAPTLVFNPYPSASSGLTAYQEMRQTFALMGRITGRSAQATRVLAQLDADQAAARRTLTAAGRGGQTFVLSQGYTYNTPTMRLFGTRSLASEILEQTGLRNAYRPDKMPAFGFDALSLEGLTTLKTQNFFAIAPADDNVFTAPANRAVWNNLDFVKQGRGYTLDPATWVFGGPYSAQVLIKQVVDVMTRK; this is encoded by the coding sequence ATGCCCTCAAGCCGTTTCCACCCCGCGTCCCTCCTTCTCGGTGCCTTTCTCCTGACTGCCCCCTCCGCTGCCGGGGCTCAGAATGCCGCGCCGGCCTGCGCTGGGCAGCTCGTACGCGACGTAATGGGGCAGGTATGTATTCCTAAAATCCCCAAGCGCATCGTGACTATCGAATGGACCTACAGCGAGAACCTGCTTGCGCTCGGGATTCAGCCGGTGGGCATGGCAGACATCAAGAATTTCAAGGACTATGTCAAGACGCCGACGCCGATTGCCGCCAGTGTCAAGGACGTGGGCGCGCGCGGTCAGGTCAGCATGGAGGTCATCGCGGCCCTCAAGCCCGACTTGATCATCAACCAGTCCGGAGACTATAGCCAGCGTGAACAGCTCGCCAGGATTGCGCCCACGCTGGTCTTCAATCCCTATCCCTCGGCCTCCAGCGGCCTCACGGCCTATCAGGAAATGCGCCAGACCTTCGCATTGATGGGCCGCATCACTGGGCGCAGCGCGCAGGCGACACGTGTGCTGGCCCAGCTCGACGCCGACCAGGCAGCGGCCCGCCGCACTCTGACGGCGGCCGGGCGCGGTGGGCAGACCTTCGTGCTCTCGCAGGGGTACACATACAACACGCCCACCATGCGGCTGTTCGGGACCCGTTCACTGGCCAGCGAAATTCTGGAACAGACCGGGCTGCGCAACGCCTACCGGCCCGACAAGATGCCGGCCTTCGGCTTCGATGCCCTGTCCCTCGAAGGTCTGACCACCCTCAAGACCCAGAACTTCTTCGCCATCGCGCCTGCCGACGACAACGTGTTCACGGCCCCTGCCAACCGCGCGGTCTGGAACAATCTCGATTTCGTCAAGCAGGGACGCGGCTATACCCTCGATCCCGCCACCTGGGTGTTCGGCGGCCCCTACAGCGCGCAGGTGCTCATCAAACAGGTCGTGGACGTGATGACCAGGAAATGA
- a CDS encoding PucR family transcriptional regulator, with translation MLPTLRELLTLPAFAGAEVLCGHAGLDQPVTWTHVSEVLDAARFLSGGELLISTGTALAAAPAPEQERYLRSLAEGGAHGLVLELVRDLPEIPPAVLGAARLYHFPLVVFRQEVSFAQLTRAAHARILSPPTRGAEPSLAPLLDALAETGRSVAFLEAQLAPLLALPARPRASLLGTLEALLHTNFNVAESARRLGVRRQTVYYRMEQLRGMLGDFSGHRRQLALHLALELHRSEAGEARSSSAPQPQRDCSNT, from the coding sequence GTGCTCCCCACCCTGCGCGAACTGCTCACCCTGCCCGCCTTCGCAGGGGCGGAGGTGCTGTGCGGGCACGCGGGGCTGGACCAGCCGGTCACCTGGACCCATGTGAGCGAAGTGCTGGACGCGGCGCGCTTCCTGTCAGGGGGCGAACTGCTCATCAGCACCGGCACGGCGCTCGCGGCGGCCCCTGCCCCCGAGCAGGAACGGTATCTGCGCTCGCTGGCCGAGGGCGGCGCACACGGCCTGGTCCTTGAACTCGTGCGCGACCTGCCCGAGATTCCGCCCGCCGTGCTGGGCGCGGCGCGGCTCTACCATTTTCCACTTGTGGTGTTCCGCCAGGAGGTCAGCTTCGCGCAACTCACGCGCGCGGCGCACGCTCGTATCCTGTCGCCGCCCACCCGCGGCGCTGAGCCGTCGCTGGCGCCCCTCCTCGACGCCCTGGCCGAGACGGGGCGCAGCGTGGCCTTTCTGGAAGCGCAGCTCGCGCCGCTGCTGGCGCTACCCGCCCGCCCACGCGCCTCGCTGCTGGGCACGCTGGAGGCCCTGCTCCACACCAACTTCAACGTGGCCGAGTCGGCGCGCCGGCTGGGTGTGCGCCGGCAGACGGTGTACTACCGCATGGAACAGCTCCGGGGAATGCTGGGCGATTTCAGCGGCCACCGGCGGCAACTGGCCCTGCACCTCGCCCTCGAACTGCACCGCAGCGAGGCCGGAGAGGCCCGCAGTTCCTCGGCCCCACAACCTCAGCGCGACTGCTCGAACACGTAG
- a CDS encoding hydantoinase/carbamoylase family amidase yields MSALPSPAVDPARTLAELKELRALTGDENGAQRVAFTPRWLAARQFLKDKLAELLAEVHQDAAGNLWATLKGDSERELLIGGHLDSVPNGGWLDGCLNVLAGLEVLRRVSAQYAGRPPVTLRLVDWADEEGARFGRSLYGSSAASGFFDVAELAKLRDREGVTLGDALREVGVTLEDAPQARAELAKAAAYLELHIEQGPVLEGLGLPLGAVLGTVGVERHTLTFRGQAAHSGSTPMNVRRDAFLAAGRFGQEIYAIAARHGGVCTVGSVKTWPGIVTSVVETCELTLDQRHLDAGKLAAMWHDAQDAARRFAEEGGCSVDFGSLWNIEPIPFHPELIAAAEASILEVTPTTHRLPSGPLHDAAEVARAGVPTVMLFVQSLRGISHNKIEDTREDHIALSVQALDRLTTRAMAWVQER; encoded by the coding sequence ATGAGCGCTCTCCCCTCCCCCGCCGTGGACCCGGCCCGCACCCTGGCCGAGCTGAAGGAACTGCGCGCCCTGACCGGTGACGAGAACGGCGCGCAGCGGGTCGCCTTCACCCCGCGCTGGCTGGCGGCCCGGCAATTTCTGAAGGACAAGCTGGCGGAACTACTGGCCGAAGTCCACCAGGACGCTGCCGGCAACCTGTGGGCGACCCTGAAGGGCGATTCCGAGCGCGAACTGCTCATCGGCGGGCACCTCGACAGCGTGCCCAACGGCGGCTGGCTCGACGGCTGCCTGAACGTGCTGGCGGGCCTGGAAGTGCTACGGCGCGTCTCGGCGCAGTATGCGGGCCGTCCGCCCGTCACCCTGCGGCTGGTGGACTGGGCCGACGAGGAGGGCGCGCGCTTCGGGCGCAGCCTGTACGGGTCGAGTGCGGCGAGCGGGTTTTTCGATGTGGCCGAACTGGCCAAACTGCGGGACCGGGAAGGCGTGACCCTGGGCGACGCCCTGCGGGAGGTCGGCGTGACGCTGGAGGACGCTCCGCAGGCCCGCGCGGAACTGGCGAAGGCCGCCGCCTACCTCGAACTGCACATCGAGCAGGGGCCGGTGCTGGAGGGGCTGGGCCTACCGCTGGGCGCGGTCCTGGGCACGGTGGGAGTCGAGCGCCATACCCTCACCTTCCGGGGACAGGCGGCCCACAGCGGCAGCACGCCCATGAACGTGCGCCGCGACGCCTTCCTGGCTGCTGGCAGGTTCGGACAGGAGATCTACGCGATTGCCGCGCGCCACGGCGGCGTGTGCACGGTCGGCAGCGTCAAGACCTGGCCGGGCATCGTGACGAGCGTGGTCGAGACCTGCGAACTCACCCTCGACCAGCGCCACCTCGACGCCGGGAAGCTCGCAGCGATGTGGCACGATGCCCAGGACGCCGCTCGCCGCTTTGCCGAGGAAGGGGGCTGCAGCGTAGACTTCGGCTCCCTCTGGAACATCGAACCGATCCCCTTCCACCCCGAACTGATCGCTGCCGCTGAGGCGAGCATCCTGGAAGTGACCCCTACGACCCACCGCCTGCCCAGCGGGCCGCTGCATGACGCCGCCGAGGTAGCCCGCGCCGGGGTGCCCACCGTGATGCTGTTCGTTCAGAGTCTGCGGGGCATCTCGCACAACAAGATTGAGGACACGCGCGAGGACCACATCGCGCTGAGCGTGCAGGCCCTCGACCGCCTCACCACCCGGGCGATGGCCTGGGTGCAGGAGCGCTAG
- a CDS encoding ABC transporter substrate-binding protein encodes MKNAALLSSLLLLALVPAAQAQAAAKTVPVKLQLKWFPQAQFAGFFVAQAKGFYKAEGLDVQLLPIGDQSPIQTVATGAADFGTTWITDLLTARQQGIPVVHIAQLFQKSGYTLVSLKTSGIKAPADFKGKRVGVWPSGNEYPAVALLKKYGLTTSLDSTVSNPSVQAVTYPFDPSIVFPGKVDLVSAMTYNELDQIIGLGYSLDKLQVFQTSDYGINLLEDLMFSTERTLNNANFRGSGLSGREVAARLVRATIKGWNYAVRNQREAVGIVLVNCGNTCKGSGTRSSAQAHQTWQMAEVAKLYNAGPTLQGRAGYLDPATYKANVALLRSLGILKSDPSAAAVDYRVWQAATGKK; translated from the coding sequence ATGAAGAACGCTGCGCTGCTCTCCTCTCTGCTGCTGCTCGCCCTCGTTCCCGCCGCCCAGGCGCAGGCCGCCGCGAAGACGGTGCCCGTCAAGCTCCAGCTCAAGTGGTTTCCGCAGGCGCAGTTCGCGGGGTTTTTCGTGGCGCAGGCCAAGGGCTTCTACAAGGCCGAGGGCCTGGACGTGCAACTGCTGCCCATCGGGGACCAGTCGCCCATCCAGACGGTGGCCACCGGCGCGGCCGACTTCGGCACCACCTGGATCACTGACCTTCTCACGGCCCGCCAGCAGGGCATTCCGGTCGTGCACATCGCGCAGCTGTTCCAGAAGAGCGGCTATACCCTGGTCTCGCTCAAGACCTCCGGCATCAAGGCCCCGGCCGATTTCAAAGGCAAGCGGGTGGGGGTGTGGCCCAGCGGGAACGAGTACCCGGCCGTCGCCCTGTTGAAGAAGTACGGCCTGACCACCAGCCTCGACAGCACGGTCAGTAACCCCAGCGTGCAGGCGGTGACGTACCCCTTCGACCCGAGCATCGTCTTTCCGGGCAAGGTGGACCTCGTCTCCGCCATGACCTACAACGAACTCGACCAGATCATCGGGCTGGGCTACTCACTCGACAAGTTGCAGGTGTTCCAGACCTCCGACTACGGCATCAACCTCCTCGAAGACCTCATGTTCTCGACCGAGCGCACGCTGAACAACGCCAACTTCAGGGGCAGCGGCCTGAGCGGACGCGAGGTCGCCGCGCGGCTGGTGCGCGCCACCATCAAAGGCTGGAACTACGCCGTGCGCAACCAACGTGAAGCCGTGGGCATCGTGCTCGTCAACTGCGGCAACACCTGCAAGGGGTCGGGCACGCGCAGCAGCGCCCAGGCGCACCAGACCTGGCAGATGGCCGAGGTCGCCAAGCTCTACAACGCCGGGCCGACCCTGCAGGGCCGCGCCGGGTATCTCGACCCTGCCACCTACAAGGCCAACGTGGCGCTGCTGAGGTCGCTCGGCATCCTCAAGAGCGACCCGAGTGCCGCCGCCGTGGACTACCGCGTCTGGCAGGCCGCGACCGGGAAGAAATAA
- a CDS encoding ABC transporter permease has translation MATRPLTLAAPAGTRRSPGLGAGVLLLAALGLLGLCLALARGEAPGTPWPWLLGTLALLLVGAAGLRGAAQGEGRLARTLPAAGALLLALLAAEALLRAYAVPPGLIPTPSRVGAALWAARTVLLRDALTTYVYEALLGFVLGALAGLGLGLLAVRFRFLERGLLPYTALLSSVPIVALAPVVVKAIGLGWPSKTAVVAITVLFPVLLSTVRGLHSASAHHLDLLHSYAATPAQTFRTARWPAALPFVFVALRLSVTLALINAIVAEFFGTEGSGLGFRIQIEVGRFGLDIVWAAIVVASVLGVTSYLLLLALERRFVPARPT, from the coding sequence GTGGCGACCCGCCCGCTGACCCTGGCGGCCCCGGCGGGCACGCGGCGCAGCCCTGGTCTGGGTGCGGGGGTGCTGCTGCTCGCGGCGCTGGGGCTGCTGGGCCTGTGCCTCGCGCTGGCCCGGGGCGAGGCTCCGGGCACGCCCTGGCCCTGGCTGCTGGGCACGCTGGCGCTGCTGCTGGTCGGCGCGGCCGGGCTGCGGGGCGCGGCGCAGGGCGAAGGCCGGCTGGCGCGCACGCTGCCCGCCGCCGGAGCGCTGCTGCTCGCGCTGCTGGCCGCCGAGGCGCTGCTGCGGGCCTACGCGGTGCCTCCTGGCCTCATTCCCACGCCCAGCCGGGTGGGGGCGGCACTCTGGGCGGCCCGCACGGTGCTCCTGCGCGACGCCCTGACCACCTACGTGTACGAGGCGCTGCTGGGCTTCGTGCTGGGCGCGCTGGCGGGGCTGGGGCTGGGGCTGCTGGCCGTGCGCTTCCGCTTTCTGGAGCGGGGGCTGCTGCCCTACACGGCGCTGCTCTCCAGCGTGCCCATCGTGGCGCTCGCGCCGGTCGTCGTAAAGGCCATCGGGCTGGGCTGGCCATCCAAGACGGCGGTCGTGGCGATCACGGTGCTGTTTCCGGTCCTGCTCAGCACCGTGCGCGGCCTGCACAGCGCCTCGGCGCACCACCTCGACCTGCTGCACTCCTACGCGGCCACGCCGGCCCAGACCTTCCGGACCGCGCGCTGGCCCGCCGCGCTGCCCTTCGTGTTCGTCGCGCTGCGTCTGAGCGTCACCCTGGCCCTCATCAACGCCATCGTCGCCGAGTTCTTCGGCACCGAGGGCAGCGGGCTGGGCTTCCGTATCCAGATCGAGGTGGGGCGCTTCGGCCTGGACATCGTTTGGGCCGCCATCGTGGTCGCCTCGGTGCTGGGCGTGACCTCTTACCTGCTGCTGCTTGCGCTCGAACGGCGCTTCGTTCCGGCCCGCCCCACCTGA